The window GAGTGCGGGGATGCGGAGCAGGCCGCCCGGTGCGCTCGCGAAGCCCGCCGCGCGCAGCCGCTCGCCCGCGGCGGCCGGGAGCCCACCCGCGATCTCGATGCGGTAGCCGTCCGACCATTCCGCGCGCAGCGACTCGGGCGTGGCATCGGGAACGACCAGGCGCCCGTCGGCGATGAAGGCGAGCCGGTCGCAGTAGTCCACCTCCTCCAGGAAGTGGGTGGTGACGAAGACCGTGCGGCCCGCGTCGGCCTCCTCCTGGATGCGCTCCCAGAACAGCTCGCGGCTCGCGACGTCGACGCCGGCGGTGGGCTCGTCGAGGAAGAGGACGCGCGGCTCGTGCAGGGTCGCGAGCGCCAGGCCGGCGCGCTGCCGCACGCCGGCCGACAGGTTCTCGGGCCGCTCGTCCTCGGCGCCGGCCAGCGCGAAGCGCTCGCGCACGGCGCCCCAGCGGCGCGCCAGCGCGCCGCCCTCGATCCCGTAGAGGCCGGCGTAGAACTCCACGTTCTCGCGCAGCGTGATGCCCTGGTAGAGGCTCACCTTCTGGCCCATGTAGCCGATCCGGTCCCGCACCTCGCGCGGCTGCGCGCGCACGTCGACGCCGTCGACGCGGATCGCGCCGGCGGTCGGCTCGAGCAGCCCGATCAGCATCCGGATCGTCGTGCTCTTGCCCGAGCCGTTGGCGCCGAGGAAGGCGAAGATCTCGCCAGGTGCGACCGAGAGGTCCACGCCGTCGACGGCGGTGAAGGCGCCGAACCGCCGGGTGAGGCCGCGCGCCGCGATGATCGGCGCGCTCACGGGGCGGCTCCGGCGCCGGCCCGCGCGAGCACGAGGAGCGTCGCCTCCATGTCGACGGGGACCCTCTCGACGAGCCGTGCGCCCGGGAGCTCGGCCAGCAGGGCCCGCTCCGCGGCCGCGCCCGGCGAGCGCTCCG of the Deltaproteobacteria bacterium genome contains:
- a CDS encoding ABC transporter ATP-binding protein, producing the protein MSAPIIAARGLTRRFGAFTAVDGVDLSVAPGEIFAFLGANGSGKSTTIRMLIGLLEPTAGAIRVDGVDVRAQPREVRDRIGYMGQKVSLYQGITLRENVEFYAGLYGIEGGALARRWGAVRERFALAGAEDERPENLSAGVRQRAGLALATLHEPRVLFLDEPTAGVDVASRELFWERIQEEADAGRTVFVTTHFLEEVDYCDRLAFIADGRLVVPDATPESLRAEWSDGYRIEIAGGLPAAAGERLRAAGFASAPGGLLRIPALDTEALDALSTVLGPGAELRIEQPTLNEAFRRVIEGTQPGAPR